The nucleotide sequence CAAGGCCAGCCTGACCAAGCTGGGCATCGAGCCGTACACGCAGGCGTCGCCGGAGGCCTTCGCGCAGTTCATGAAGACGGAGCTGGTGCGCTGGGGCGAGGTGGCGCGCGCCTCGGGCGCCAAGGCCGACTAGGCGCTCCGCGCGGAACCCGTGCGCCGCGGGCGGCCGCGGCGACAGCCAGAGAATGGAGGAAGACCCATGGACGACCTGGAATCATGGAAGGCATTGGCGCGCGAGCATCGCGGCATCACGATGGCACTGGCGGAATTCATCGCCGGGCTCAGGCCCTCGGCGATCCCCGGGCCGACGCGCGAGGTGCTGGACAAGGCGCTGGTGGACGGGCTGGGCTGCGGCCTGTACGGACTCGCCACGCCCTGGGGCCGCATCATGCGCGAGTACGCCCGCGACCGGCAGGGCCCTGCCGAGGCCGCGCTATGGGGCGGGCAGGCGCGCGTCAGCGTCGGCAATAGCGTGCTGGCGGCGGGTACCGCCATCCATGCCTTCGACTTCGACGACCACAGCCGTGCCAAGATCCATCCCGGGGCCGTCGTGCTGCCGGTCGTGCTGGCGCTGGGCGAGCGCGAGCGCGTGGACGGGGCGACCTTGATGACGGCCATGGCTGCCGGCTACGAGACCATGAACCGGGTCAGCCAGGCGGCCAATCCCGGCCGTACCCGCATGCGAGGGTGGCACCTGACCGGCACCACCGGCACCTTCGCCGCCGCGGCGGCCGCCAGCGTGATCCTGGGCCTGGATGCCTCCACCACGGCCAGCGCGCTGGGGCTGGCCGGCACGCAATCGGCCGGCTTGTGGGCCTTTACCGCCGACGGCGGCATGAGCAAGCGCATGCATCCCGGGCGGTCGGCCGAAGCGGGCGTGACGGCCGCGCTGCTGGCGGCGCGGGGATACGAGGGACCGCGCTTCATCCTGGAGGCCGAGGACGGCAGCTTCCTGTTCGGCATGTCCGATAGCCCCCGCCCCGGCATGATCGCGCAGGGCCTGGGAACGACCTGGCATACGGACGCCACCTGCTTCAAGCCGCACGCCTGCTGCGGCAGCAACCACGCCTGCGTGGATGCCGCGCTGCGGCTGCTGCGCGAGCACCGTATCGACGTGGACGATATCGAACGTATCGTCGCCGGCATTCCGGCGGTCGTGAATACGCAAACGGGCTTCGAGTATCGCGCCGATTCGGTGCTGAACGCGCAGATGAGCCTGCGCTACAACATCGCGGTCGCCTTGATGGATGGCCAGGCCTATCTGGAGCAGTTCACGCCCGGCCGCATCGTCGACCCCCGCGTGGTCGCCCTGGCGCGCCGGGTGGAGATCGAAATCGATCCGGACATCGACCGCGCCTATCCCGGCATCTATGGCGGGCGCGTCAGGCTGGTCCTGCGCGGCGGCCAGGCACATGACTGCCGCGTGGATTATTCCCTGGGCATGCCGGAGAACCCCATGCCGCGCAGGGACATCGAACGCAAATACCTGTCGCTGGCGGGCGCGTCGGTGGGCGCGGAAGCCGCGGAACGGATACTGGAACGGGCGAACGGGCTGTTCGATGGCGCGGGCGCCGCGGCGCTGGGCGAGGCGCTGGCCGCCGTGCAGGTGCGCGAGCAGGAAGGCTCGGCCGGCGCGCCGGCGCTCGCCGCCGCATCCCGGCCCAGGATCAGCGCGTCCGGAATGCGCCCGCCGATATAGAAGATCCTTTCGTCTTTCCGCGCCAGCGCCTGCGTGATGGCGGACCGCAGGATCGCGCTGGGCAACCTGCCTTCCTGCACCAGCCGCGGGCCGTCGTTGACCAGGATGTCTTCCAGGTTGCGGAATTTTCCGGGCGCTGCCGTGG is from Bordetella bronchialis and encodes:
- a CDS encoding MmgE/PrpD family protein; this translates as MDDLESWKALAREHRGITMALAEFIAGLRPSAIPGPTREVLDKALVDGLGCGLYGLATPWGRIMREYARDRQGPAEAALWGGQARVSVGNSVLAAGTAIHAFDFDDHSRAKIHPGAVVLPVVLALGERERVDGATLMTAMAAGYETMNRVSQAANPGRTRMRGWHLTGTTGTFAAAAAASVILGLDASTTASALGLAGTQSAGLWAFTADGGMSKRMHPGRSAEAGVTAALLAARGYEGPRFILEAEDGSFLFGMSDSPRPGMIAQGLGTTWHTDATCFKPHACCGSNHACVDAALRLLREHRIDVDDIERIVAGIPAVVNTQTGFEYRADSVLNAQMSLRYNIAVALMDGQAYLEQFTPGRIVDPRVVALARRVEIEIDPDIDRAYPGIYGGRVRLVLRGGQAHDCRVDYSLGMPENPMPRRDIERKYLSLAGASVGAEAAERILERANGLFDGAGAAALGEALAAVQVREQEGSAGAPALAAASRPRISASGMRPPI